One Panicum virgatum strain AP13 chromosome 9K, P.virgatum_v5, whole genome shotgun sequence genomic region harbors:
- the LOC120648480 gene encoding wiskott-Aldrich syndrome protein homolog 1-like — protein sequence MEQKLLSVLLLAILCAGPGHALRLLNDGSREFSFGSKAAAAGAETEPLDPSLSNDYENEISHVEFEPELGSTAPFAAAAAPVPAAANTVVTVAGAAGPAAEPLRVRKAATTATAEAAGARSMKWWLPPSTMPSFPLFPNPGGMPGIPGLPMPGMPFHPIGGWGVPAPPDQSPPAPPAAANTNANDPNANGGIN from the coding sequence ATGGAGCAGAAGCTGCtgtccgtcctcctcctcgccatccTCTGCGCCGGCCCCGGGCACGCCCTGCGCCTCCTCAACGACGGCAGCCGTGAGTTCTCCTTCGGCTCCAAGGCAGCCGCGGCGGGGGCCGAAACCGAGCCGCTGGACCCGTCCCTGAGCAACGACTACGAGAACGAGATCAGCCACGTGGAGTTCGAGCCGGAGCTCGGCAGCACCGCGCCgttcgccgcggccgcggcgcccgtGCCCGCCGCGGCGAACACCGTCGTCAccgtcgccggcgcggcggggccggccgcgGAGCCTTTGAGGGTCCGCAAAGCCGCTACCACCGCGAccgcggaggccgccggcgcccggagCATGAAGTGGTGGCTGCCGCCGTCGACGATGCCGTCGTTCCCGCTGTTCCCGAACCCCGGCGGCATGCCCGGCATCCCCGGGCTCCCGATGCCCGGCATGCCGTTCCACCCCATCGGCGGCTGGGgcgtgccggcgccgcccgACCAGTCCCCGCCAGCACCCCCTGCCGCCGCGAACACGAACGCCAACGACCCGAACGCGAACGGCGGCATCAACTGA